GGGCTGCGCCACGTGTGGACGCggcgcaggccccgccccctgACCCACCACGCCACGCCCCCTACGCGTAGACCCCCGCCCCTGGAACCCACACACCACGCCCCCCAGCCGCAGACCACGCCTCCCAAACCCGCACGCCACGCCCCCGGGAGTCTCAAAACCCCGCCCCactccggcccggccccgccccaccTTGGCGTCGCAGCGGAAGCGGGCGCGCTCCCCCGGCCTCATGGTCCGCAGCGCCGCTTCCCACACCGGCAACTTGAACTTCTTGCCGGCGATCAGCTCCATGGGCTTCCCCCGCGCCCGGCTGTCATCCAGCGGCGTCTCCTCATCCCCGCACCGCAGCGTCCGGTAGTGGAAAGTGGCCTGAGGGGGAGAAGTAGGCCGCGGCGTCACCATAGCGAccgggggtgtgggtgtgggggaAGGACGACATGGCGCATGCGCGCCTCGCTcgtctctccctccccccccccccccgccagccctccCCCCCTCCAAGCCCCGGAGGCGGCGGTGCGTCCCTGACCTTGGTGCCGTCGCGGAAGTCGGGCAGCGGCCCGGTGCCCTCCCGCAGCACCTCCTTGTACACGCCGTCCGCCCGCAGCTGCTCGACCTGCTGCGCCATCgtcgccccgccgctccccgccccgcctcgTCTCTCCtcggccgcctccgccgccgtTCGGCTCTTTCCGGAGAGGAGGCGGCCGCGCGGCGGCGCCCCCTACCGGCGGGGAGTGGCACTCGGCGCTGGGGCGGGGACTACGGGGCAGTGGGCGGGGCCAGGCCCGCCGGTGGCGGGAAACGGTTCCCGCCCTGCCCCgacaccccctcacccccccctaCGTTCAGGAtaccggggcgaggggggggatTCCGGGATAAAAGCCGGCCCTGAGGCTCGTCCGCGTCCCTGGAAGGGCCGCGGGGTCTGGTGGGGGACGCCCCCGGTGAAGGTCACCTCCCGCTCTGGGGGGACACACGCCGAAGCTGCGTCGTCCCCCACTTTGTGCCAGTCCCGGCAGGGCCACGAGGGTCAGGCAGCCGTGGCGGGTCCACGCTACGCCATCCCAGATGCCGCCGGCATCAGGGGTCAGCCCGACACGCCGTCCCGGGGCGAAACGGGGGGGACGTTTGCAGGTGGAGGGTTCCCGGTCCCGCACGGAGGCCGGTGGCACGTGGCGGTGCCGCCTGCGCTGCCTGCAGGTGTGCCCCCGCGGGGAGATGGCGGTTCCCACCAACGGCCGTCGTCACCGCGTGCCTGCGGCCCCTCGGCCACCTGCAGTTCCTGGctgccgccgcgccgccctcctGCAGGTCGCTGGGCCCTCGCACCGCCGCCACGATTTGGGGCTGTTATCGCGCTTATGGCGGTTTTGCCTGGGCTCGTGCAGCTGCAGCCGTTCAATGCGAACCCGCTTGCCGCATCACCGCCTCCTCCCCTGCGTCTCTCTGGCCAGGCCGTGGCCATCGGCACCGATGGAGCCTCGGTGGCTCAGCCCCGTCTTCGTCCTCACACGCAACCGAGACCTCCAGGGATCTCTTCCCTTCCACCTCCTGTGCCCGTCGGTCTTTGCTGGTGTTCGGTCCTGGCTTAACCAGGCGGTtgtcacacacccccccccagcaccgggTTGGttccatgtcccccccccccaagcagcgTCACCGTGGGCAGATGCCGGCGTGCAGAAGCACGGCGTTATCGGTAACGCTGCAGGTGGCCGGGGAGCCGCGTGCGGTCGATGCCGACGCCGCGTCCCCGCCTTGGGGGGGGGAAACGGTCTCCTTCCTGCCCGCGCTGCGAGGCGGGCGCGGGGGCACACCTGCAGGCAGCACCGCCATGTGCTGCCGGCCTCCGCGAGGGGCCGGGGATGTGCCAAAAGCAAACGCCGCGGTGAGCCTGGGGGTTGCTGTCACCTCGGtgcccaccccccttccccccccgggGTCTCCAGGTACCCCAGGGAGCAGAGCACCCCGAGAATGGGTGCTGATGTGCTGGGGTCTTCGGGCTTTGCACCGCGCCGGTGCTGAGGGCGGCCCTGTAGAGGCTTTGGTAGGTTTTGGGGTGAATCCTGTCGCCATCAGGACCGGGCTCTTGCCAAGCTTGGGTGGGGCAGGGTTGGCCCCACGGGGCGACACGAGTGGGAAGGGTCCACGCGCCCCGTGCCGGCCGCAGGTGCCCTGAGAGGGGGctggctccccccccccagggccatcCGGGTGGCGAGGTGCGTGACGCCAGAAGCGGAGCCGAGCCTCATATTTGGGCATGGAGCAGGTTATTGGAGGCCAGGCCCCCGTCAGCCGGGAGATAACCCGCCTGATAACGGCTCAAAAGGTGCTGCCGTCTCCATTGGCTCCCGGCTGCGGCGCTGCCGTATATATCACCCACCCcgcaccggggtggggggggtctgggaCGGCAGGATGGTGCCCatcggggtgctggggctgctcctgtgTGTGCAGCTCTGTGGGGGTGAGCGCCGGGGCAAagggcagccgtggggcagggacccccccgaGTCCCGGGCCGGGCTCAGCACCCTTTTTGCCGCAGGCACCGGAGAGCTGCGGCTGGTGGACGGCGGCGAGCGCTGCGCCGGTCGGGTGGAGGTGAAGCACGATGGCGAGTGGGGCTCCGTCTGCAACTACGACTTCGACTGGGACGCCGTTTGGGCCACCGTGGTGTGCCGGCAGCTGGGCTGCGGGCAGGTGGCCAAGGCGTCCATCTACGCTCCGTTCGGGCAGGGCACCGGCCGGATCTGGCTCCAGCCCTTCTTCTGCGGGGGTGACGAGAGGACGTTGCAGGACTGTCCCCACTTCGGCTGGGGACGGCACTTCTGCGGCCACAGTCGGGACATGGGGGTGACCTGCACAGGTGAGGgtgggggtggctgcgccgggaCACGCGCCGTGTGCCGGGACATCCCTGGGCAGGGCTGAGGCCGTGCCGGTGCCCCGGTGCAGATGCGGTGGAGCTGAGGCTGGCGGCCGGCGGGAGTCCCTGCGCCGGGAGGGTGGAGGTGAAGCTGCAGGGCCGCTGGGGCTCGGTGGCGGATGGCAACTGGGACATGAAGGAAGCCGAGGTGGTGTGCCAGCAGTTGGGCTGCGGCTCGGCCACCAGCGCCTTCGCCGCCGGCAGCCGCTTCGGCAAAGTGGATGGCCCCATCAGCCTGGCCGTGATCAACTGCCGTGGGGACGAGGCCACCCTCTGGAACTGCGAGGTCCGTGGCTGGGGACCCTACGTGGGCGTTCACGACTTCGACACCGCCGTCATCTGCCAAGGTAGGAGCCGGCCGGCGGCAGGggacgcacgcacacacacacgcaccggTCCCGGCACATCCCTTGCCACTGACCCCCGTGTTTCTCCCGGCAGGGTTTGCCCGGCTGGTCGGCGGTGATAGCTCCTGCGCCGGGCGGCTGGAGGTGCAGCGGGGCCGAGCCTGGGCCAGCGTCTGCGAGGACGGCGTGGACATCGAGGCCGCCCGGGTGGTCTGCCGGGAGCTGGGCTGCGGCGCGGTGCTGGCCGTCCCCGGCTCCGGATGGTTTGAGGCGGGAAAGGGGCCGCTCTGGGACGAGGGGTTTAATTGCACCGGCACCGAGCCCCTCCTCGCCGCCTGTGCCCGTCGGCCAGCCCGCGGCCAGGGCTGCACCGGCCATGCCAGCATCATCTGCTCCTGTAAGTGCTGGGggtaccggggcggggggggtcccgcactgttgtgtgtgtcccccgccgCCCCAACACCCTTCCTGCCACAGCCTACACAGGTTTTCGGCTGGTGGGCAGCAACTCGAGCTGCGCCGGGCGGGTGGAGGTGGAGGcgggggggacgtgggggtccCTCTGTGCCACCGGCTGGGACCTGCCCGACGCCCACGTCctctgccaccacctcggctgcggtgccgccgccgccgtgcccccGGGAGGCTTCTTCGGCGGGGGGGACGGGCCGCTGCGGCGGGACACCTTCGGCTGCGACGGGAGCGAGCGGCACCCGGGCGAGTGCCCCGTGGTGGTGCTGGGGGAGCCCGCCTGCCCCCCCGGCCACGCCGCCGCCGTCAACTGCTCAGGTCTGTATGGCACCCGCCGGGAAAAGCCTTAAGGGGCTTTTGGGACGCCCCAAAAATAGGGAGCGGGGGATGTGGGGCCATCTTGGGGCGAGGGAAGGGCTGACCCGGGGCCTCGCCATTCCCTCGGGAGCCCTATGCTGCTGGTGCCGCGGCCACACGGCACCGCCGGGGATTTTGCAGGCATTGCTGAGCCCCCGCGGCTGGTGGAGGGCGAGAGCCGGTGCGACGGGCGGCTGGAGGTCACGGCAAGCCCCGGGGTCTGGGCCCGTGTGCCGACGGGGCCGTGGGACGCCCGGGGTGCCGACGTGGTGTgccggcagctgggctgtggcGTGCCAGAGAAGGTCTACGGCGTGCCAGGCTCGGGCACCGcagggctgcgggggctgcggtGTGCTGGCACCGAGGAGAACCTGGCCCAGTGCAACGTCTCAGGGACGGCCGCCGAGCCGACCGGCAGCCCCGAGGAGGTGGCCGTCGTCTGCTCGGGTGAGTATCccgggaagggctgggggggtgcCGGCACACCGATCGGCCGCCCCAGCCTGGTCCCCTCCGTGCCCCGCAGGCAGCCGGCGGGTGAGGTTGGCCGATGGCCCTAGTCGCTGTGCCGGGCGAGTGGAGGTCTACATCAACGGCACCTGGCACAGCGTCTGCCAGGAAACCTGGGGCATGTCGGATGCCGCCGTCGTCTGCCGCCAGCTGGGCTGCGGAACGGCGCTGCCGGCGACCGGCTCGGCTCGCTTCGGTCCCGGCACGGGACCGCTGTGGCCGGGTACCGGTGGCTGCGCCGGGACCGAGGCGTCTCTCTGGGACTGCCCGgcctcggcacggcacggctgccGGCGCGGTGGCGGGGCGGCTGCCGCCGTCTGCTCAGGTCAGTGCCATGCGCCCTGGGATCGGGGACCGGGGATCGGGGGGCTGCCTGGCCGGGCCATGCCGTGACCCCCCCATCCCCGCACCCCCTTGCAGAGCGGCTCTCCCTGCGgctggcgggcggcagcggccgcTGCAGCGGGCACCTGGAGGTCTTCTACAACGGCACCTGGGGCCGCGTGTGCGCCAGTGGCACCAGCTCCgccacggccgccgccgcctgccggcagctgggctgcggggaCGGGGGGAAGCTGGTGGTCAACCCCACCCGGGATCCGGTCCCTGCCTGGTTGGCCTGGGTGCGCTGCGAGGAGGGGGCCCGTTCGCTCTGGCACTGCCCTTCGGCACCATGGCACCTGGAGGCCTGCAGCTCCGGCAGGGACGCCTACGTCGCTTGTGATAAGGATGGTGACGGCACGAGCGGGACGCCCACCCCGTCCCCGAGGAGCCGCTGCCCGGACGGTGCCACTTGCACAGGTAATTTTGCCCGTCCTGGCAGCCCCCCCGTGCCGGGCTGGCCGGGGTCCCCCTCCTCATGCCGCCTGGCGATGTCCCCGCAGTTGTCCCCACCGGCAGcacaccggcggcggcggcgaggacCGTGCCGGTGCCAACGATCCTGTGCGTGGTCCTGGggttgctgctgtgcctggcccTGGGCGCCCTGGCCGTGCAGGCGTACCGCGGCTGGGTTCGGCGCAGAGGTGGGTCCCCGGTGGGTGGGTGCCGGGGCAGAGCCGCcttgggggggtcccgggggttcCTCTGCCGTGGGGTGGCTCAGTGGGGTGGGCAGCGGGTGACCGCCATGGCCCCGGGTGAGCGCTGCCTGTGGTTTCAGGTCGCGGCAGAGCCGCAGACACCGTCTCCGACGCCATCTACGAGGAGCTCGACTATCCCCTGACGCCGGAGTACCAGGAGGTGCCCAGTCGCTCAGGTcggtgcagcccccccccagtgCCTGGCAGCTCTCCCAAAAGCAGGGGGGCTCTGCCCCAACGCAGCACCAGGTCCCGGTGGTGCGGTACAGGCTCACGCCTGCGGCACGGGGGCGTCCCCCGCTCCCACCGCGGCCCGCTCTGCGGCGAGGGGCCGTGCTGCCCTCGGTGCCGGCTCCGGCCATCCCCAACAACCCATCCTCCCCCACCAGGCTCCTTGTTGGAGGGGTCGGGGACGAAGCTGCCGTATTACACCGAGGACAGCGTGGAGGAGGGTGACCTCAAGGCGGCCCCAGGTAGGGGCACGGGGGCAGGAACCCGGTGGGGACCCCTGGGGAGAGGGGACGTAGCCAGGCTGGGGAGCCAAGGGGACACGGCCCCCCTGCCGTTGCATGGCGAGCCCAGCTCAACTCCTTAGCGTGCAGCAAAGCAGCACCTTTCCCTGCTGATTAATCCCTGCTGCGGCTCTGGCTGAGGGGTCACAGCCCCAGTGCCACCAGGACACCCCCGGTGGCATGGccggagtggggggggtgggtggcacAGCCAGGCTCCTGCCATGACCTCCAGCTCACTCCTGTCCACCCCCGTGGCTGTCCCAGACACCCCTGCCCTGCCCAAGCACGGACCCCCGGATGGCTACGACGATGCCGTGGCCGTGACAGAAGAGTCCCCTGCTCCCGACACCGGGGACATCTCCGAGGGGGTGGCACAGGGGAGCTGGAGCTGTGACCAACCCACAGGTAAGAGGGGCCACAGCCGCCCTGGAGACCCACctctggggcggggaggggggggctctgctgcagtggcggggggggagcaggcagcaaATCCATGGGGGCTGCGGCAAGACCCCAGCCAGGGTCTGGCAGGAGGGGCACGAagcagacccccccaccccagaggcACCGGCCTTTGCTGTCCCCTAAGGTGGGAGTAACCCCCCGCCAAGTCCCCCAGGAGCCACAGGGGACCCCCCGACACAGCCCCCAGGGAGCACAGACTATGACGATGCTGGTGTCGGCACGCTGGGGACATCGCTGTGAGGATGCCTGGCTCTCACCACGGAGTCCCTGGGGACACGCGTGCAGGGTGGTGGAGCTCTGTCCCCAAGAAAGGGTGGCCCTGGCCGTGGAGGtcacctctccctgcccaggactGCAGCAAAACAGCTCCCGTGTCCCTCCCACGAGCAGCGctgcagggatttcttttttttatttcactgtgaatttatctttttttttttttttttttctattaaaacccAAAACTGGCTGGAGACTcgcttccagggctggcacctcgcTCCCAGGTACATCAGCCATCCCTcggggatgtggggcaggagctggaccCACAGACGCGTCCCTGGCATGGTGGGGACGAGGCAGGGGAGCACAGGGAAGAGCATGGGGGGGGACATGGACTCCTGGGACTGGCCCCAGGGCCTTTATTTGGCATCAGCAAACACCCACACGGCAATTCCCGCCGACACGTGTGGGGAAATGGGAGAGGGAAGAACGTGGACCAGCTCTGCCCCGACCCCCAGCAGATGCAGGCAGGACCTCCTCCCTGTGCCCCCACTCACGAGACAGGCTCAAACCCAGGgaggcttcccccccccgcccggcgtCAGCAGCACCAAGAACTGGGCTAGAAACGGCTCCGGTTGTTGCAAGGACCTCTCCTACAAGAGGGGAGCACCTTTCTGCTCCCCGGCCCCCCCATGCCCGGCAGGACCCCACGGTTGAAAGGCAGCCGGGCCATGGCCCCCGGTTGCGGCGCGTCCTGCTCGAGCAGGTACCCGATCTTCAGGTCGGGCTTCAGTGCCCGCAGGGCggccagctcctgcagcacatcTTCGTTTAACCCGGAGGTGCTCAGTCTTTAaatagaggaggaaaaggagaagagctGTTAAAAACCCCCCACCCTCTGCTCTCCTGGGTACCAGAGCATCCCCTCTCTGTCCCAGAGCATCCGACCCTGGGATGCCGGGGCTGGAAGGGGGACGTGCCAGGCACCTTACCCCAGGGCCTGCAGCGGGCAGGCGGGATGccggagctgctggcagagctgcaggacgCCGTCGGCTCCCAGCTCGTTGTCGCTCAGGTCCAGGCAGGTGAGACGAGGGCTCTCCACCAACCGAGCGGCCAGGGTTCGGCAGCAGGCACCGGTCAGCCGGCAGCTCCCCAGCCTGCGGGACCAAGGCAAACGTGGACGTGGGGTTCGACCGGCTGGTCGGTGACCTGCtttgggtgggaaggagggagcacCGGCCGGCCCACTGCCCCCAGCACCTTACCGCAGGGTCTGCAGCCGGCAGGCGCGGTTCTGGAGCCCCTCACACAGCAGCCGCACGCCGGCATCGCGCAGCCCCTCGCTGAAGGACAAATCCAGCTCCTCCAGGCGCGGGCTGGCGCCCAGCACGCTGGCGAGGTCCTCGCAGCAGGCGCTGGTGAGGCGGGAGTACCGCAGCCTGCCGGGGACCCACGGGAAAGACCCTCAGAACCAGCCCGAGGGTCCCCGCGGTGCCACCCCACCACAGTGAAAGTCCCCACGCCAGTGCTCCTGCTTTTGAGCCCCTCGCCCTGGGAGAGTGGGACGATGCCACTGGGATAGTGGGATGTCACTCCAGAGGGACTCTTTTGGGGTACTTCCCCGTGGGTTTGGCCGCCTGGGAGATGCccgcggggtgctgggggagggatgCCGGGGGGTACCGAGGCCGCTCACCGCAGGACGCGCAGGCGGCAGCTGGGCTGCCGCAGCCCCTCGCAGAGCAGGCGCACGCCGCCGTCGCCCAGCGTGCCGTCGCCCAGCTCCAGCCGGTCCAGGCTGGGGTGTTCGGCCAGCAGCGCCGACAGCTCCGCGCAGCAGCTCTCCGACAGCCCGCACCACTGCAGCCTGGGGTGGGCGGAAAGGGCCGCAGAGAACGGACCAGCTCGTCACACCTGCCCCGCCTGCCCACCCCTCCGCCACCCAGCCAATCAGCATGGAGAGACCACACCCACCTGCCACATGGCCAATTAGCATGGAGGGACCACACCCACTCTTAGCATGGCCAATCAGCATGGAGGGACCACAGCCCCACCCACCATGCATTCAATCAGCCTGGAGGgaccacacccacccaccccactgcCAATCAGCATGGAGGgaccacacccacccaccccataGCCAATCAGCATGGAGGGACCACACCCAACCAGGGCCAATTAGCATGGGGgaccacacccacccaccccacggcCAATGAACATGGAAGGACCACACCCAACCAGGGACCATTAGCATGGAAGGATGACACCCACCCCATAGCCAATCAGCATGGAGGGACCACACCTACCCACCCCATAGCCAATCAGCATGGAGGGACCACACCTACCCACCCCATAGCCAATCAGCATGGAGGGACCACACCTACCCACCCACCCATTGGAGGGCCAATCAGCATGGAGGGACCACACCCACCCATGGCAGATGGGGTCCCGCCCTCGACCCCCAGCCAGGTGCCGGCCGAGCGCGGGTCTCTTACCGCAGAACCTGCAGGTCGCTGCCCGGGTGCCGCAGCGCCCGGCAGAGCGGGTGGATGGGGGAGTCTGGTTCCTCCTCGGCGAGGGGACGGGGACATCCTCCGGCTCCCGAGGCACCggagctgcagggagacagagccccggggggggggcacgggcagcCCTCACCGGCACCGGGAGCTCCCGGCTTCGACGCCGGCACACCCTCACCATGACCACCCCAAGAAGAGCTCGCCACCAGCTCACGGGTGGTCTCCTCCGGAGAGACCTCCGTGGCTTTGGAGAGGCAAAGGATCGGAGCGTTACTGCTGGCGTCACCTCCTCCCAAGCAAAGCTCGGGGCGCGCTTAAAATTTCGGCACGGGGGATGTCCCCTCCCTCCGCAAGCGGGAAGGAGGACGCGAAGCCAGACCGAGACCCTGGCACAGATGGGGGTGTTCAGGCCGGGGAAGTTGAGCCGAGAGGCTCCATCTCCATCAATCCCACCGCACGCTGCGGACAGAGGAGCCTGCACGATCCTTATTCTCCCACAGTTCTCCCCAAGAGCAAGTAAAATCCTCCGCTGAGGAACTAAACCCCCAGGGAAAGGACAAGCTGGTGTTTGGGTGGAAGGACCTGAAGTGCCCTTAAAAACCATCCTTTGGAGTGGAGAAGGAGAAACCTTTGTGATTTTGGGTCGctagaggagagagggagagttCTTACCAAGGCACCGACATGGCCAGCTCTTCCCTGGGACCCTGCTGGACGAAGGAGCATCCTCGGAGGGTGACGCAGCCCAGCCCAACCCACTGCCTGATGCAGAAGGAAAGAGCCATTTGGTCGTACAGGGTCAACTTGATGTCCTGCAAGTCTATCTCAGTGAAATGACCCAACGCACTTTGCACGAAGCTTTTCTCGTTCATCTCAAACAAAAAGTGGAAAGTGTCCAACTCTGAAACCTTCAGCGCTTGGCCGGGATGGGAGATGCCTCTGGGCCTCCCCTGAAGCCACCTCAGCAGATCTTCCCTGGCTCGTGACGAAATTCTGCACCCAATGATTTCGTTTGCATACTCTATCGATTTTTGACTTAACAGACCAAACAGGAACCGCACCGTTAAGTTCAAATCCTTCCTGG
The DNA window shown above is from Accipiter gentilis chromosome 17, bAccGen1.1, whole genome shotgun sequence and carries:
- the LOC126047104 gene encoding LOW QUALITY PROTEIN: antigen WC1.1-like (The sequence of the model RefSeq protein was modified relative to this genomic sequence to represent the inferred CDS: inserted 1 base in 1 codon), whose protein sequence is MVPIGVLGLLLCGSRGAGTPPSPGPGSAPFLPQAPXELRLVDGGERCAGRVEVKHDGEWGSVCNYDFDWDAVWATVVCRQLGCGQVAKASIYAPFGQGTGRIWLQPFFCGGDERTLQDCPHFGWGRHFCGHSRDMGVTCTDAVELRLAAGGSPCAGRVEVKLQGRWGSVADGNWDMKEAEVVCQQLGCGSATSAFAAGSRFGKVDGPISLAVINCRGDEATLWNCEVRGWGPYVGVHDFDTAVICQGFARLVGGDSSCAGRLEVQRGRAWASVCEDGVDIEAARVVCRELGCGAVLAVPGSGWFEAGKGPLWDEGFNCTGTEPLLAACARRPARGQGCTGHASIICSSYTGFRLVGSNSSCAGRVEVEAGGTWGSLCATGWDLPDAHVLCHHLGCGAAAAVPPGGFFGGGDGPLRRDTFGCDGSERHPGECPVVVLGEPACPPGHAAAVNCSGIAEPPRLVEGESRCDGRLEVTASPGVWARVPTGPWDARGADVVCRQLGCGVPEKVYGVPGSGTAGLRGLRCAGTEENLAQCNVSGTAAEPTGSPEEVAVVCSGSRRVRLADGPSRCAGRVEVYINGTWHSVCQETWGMSDAAVVCRQLGCGTALPATGSARFGPGTGPLWPGTGGCAGTEASLWDCPASARHGCRRGGGAAAAVCSERLSLRLAGGSGRCSGHLEVFYNGTWGRVCASGTSSATAAAACRQLGCGDGGKLVVNPTRDPVPAWLAWVRCEEGARSLWHCPSAPWHLEACSSGRDAYVACDKDGDGTSGTPTPSPRSRCPDGATCTVVPTGSTPAAAARTVPVPTILCVVLGLLLCLALGALAVQAYRGWVRRRGRGRAADTVSDAIYEELDYPLTPEYQEVPSRSGSLLEGSGTKLPYYTEDSVEEGDLKAAPDTPALPKHGPPDGYDDAVAVTEESPAPDTGDISEGVAQGSWSCDQPTGGSNPPPSPPGATGDPPTQPPGSTDYDDAGVGTLGTSL